From a single Apium graveolens cultivar Ventura chromosome 2, ASM990537v1, whole genome shotgun sequence genomic region:
- the LOC141706315 gene encoding F-box/kelch-repeat protein SKIP30-like, with the protein MSSLIEGLPDEVSLLCLARIPLYLHPNLSLVCRSWRAAAQSVELLRARHEVNFTEDFICVCAHEPNNTWQLYDPRRNLWITTPALPSHIGHISYFSAVSVAGKLFVLGGGHNPETVEEDDEGTFATNEVWSYEPVTRKWALCAPMIVPRVSFACGVVNGKIIVAGGFDASRSPTAKAEIYDPENNVWILMPDLNYTDNNICNGAVLNGKMHVVHMGTSMVQKFDSVEQAWKTDICSWSNSPAVVVREVVYVNSFTCCCFYKNKNAEHIEIGSFGLYDTLMASLGNEIYLIGGVKKGEWNPQGRCLTSNVTVLTFGRGGPPAFRQAAPMNGGIILACTSMRV; encoded by the coding sequence ATGTCTTCACTGATTGAAGGTCTTCCAGATGAAGTTTCTCTCCTGTGCCTTGCACGTATTCCTTTATACCTACATCCGAATTTGAGCCTGGTTTGTCGTTCCTGGCGAGCTGCTGCACAGAGTGTTGAACTATTAAGAGCTCGCCATGAGGTAAATTTTACCGAGGATTTTATCTGTGTGTGTGCCCATGAACCTAACAATACATGGCAGCTATATGATCCCCGCAGAAACCTTTGGATCACCACCCCAGCTCTTCCTTCACATATCGGCCACATTTCCTACTTTTCTGCCGTGTCTGTTGCTGGAAAGCTGTTTGTTTTAGGGGGTGGACATAATCCTGAAACCGTAGAAGAGGACGACGAAGGAACATTCGCAACCAATGAGGTCTGGTCATATGAGCCTGTGACCAGAAAGTGGGCACTTTGTGCCCCCATGATTGTTCCCCGTGTCTCATTTGCCTGTGGTGTTGTAAATGGTAAAATAATTGTCGCTGGGGGTTTTGATGCGAGCAGAAGCCCAACTGCTAAAGCAGAAATTTATGATCCTGAAAATAATGTCTGGATTTTGATGCCTGATCTAAACTACACAGACAACAATATTTGCAACGGAGCGGTTTTAAACGGAAAAATGCATGTCGTGCACATGGGAACCTCAATGGTGCAAAAATTTGACAGTGTAGAGCAGGCTTGGAAAACAGACATTTGTTCATGGTCAAACAGTCCAGCAGTAGTGGTGCGAGAAGTAGTGTATGTAAATAGCTTCACTTGTTGTTGCTTTTACAAAAACAAAAACGCAGAACATATAGAAATTGGATCATTTGGGTTGTATGATACATTGATGGCAAGTTTAGGAAATGAAATATATCTTATTGGTGGAGTGAAGAAGGGAGAATGGAACCCTCAGGGGCGTTGCCTGACCTCTAATGTTACTGTTTTGACATTTGGTCGTGGCGGTCCACCAGCTTTCCGTCAAGCAGCTCCAATGAATGGAGGAATTATACTGGCTTGTACTTCGATGCGTGTGTAG